One stretch of Vulpes lagopus strain Blue_001 chromosome X, ASM1834538v1, whole genome shotgun sequence DNA includes these proteins:
- the LOC121483030 gene encoding LOW QUALITY PROTEIN: keratin, type I cytoskeletal 18-like (The sequence of the model RefSeq protein was modified relative to this genomic sequence to represent the inferred CDS: inserted 1 base in 1 codon; deleted 2 bases in 1 codon) — protein sequence MSFTTCSTFSSNYRCLGSVQSPSHQVRPISSSASVYAGAGLWISISCSTSFRGTWGSRGPAVGMAGGLAGIGGIQGEKETMQDLNVRLAYYLEKVRSLEADNQRLKMKIREHLEKKRPQVRDWGHYSKTIEDLRAQIFASAVDNARIILQIDNAQLAADNLRVKNERELARQQSVESNIHGLCKVIDDTNVTRLQXTEIEVLKEELLFMKKNHEEEVKGLQNQIANSGLTVELDAPKSQDHSKSMADIRAQYDELAQKNGEELDKYWSQQIEESTTVVTTQTAEIREAEMTLTEMRGTIQSLEINLDSMRNLKGSLKNSLREVKTHYAMQMEQLTGVLLQLESELSQTRAEGQCQAQKFEAMLNVKVKLEAENATYCHLLEDGEDFSLTDALDSSNSLQAIQKTTTRKIMDGKVVSETNHTKILRR from the exons ATGAGCTTCACCACCTGCTCCACCTTCTCTTCCAACTATCGGTGCCTGGGCTCTGTGCAGTCGCCCAGCCACCAGGTCCGGCCGATCAGCAGCAGT GCCAGCGTCTATGCAGGCGCGGGGCTCTGGATCTCCATATCCTGCTCTACCAGCTTCCGGGGCACCTGGGGATCCAGGGGTCCGGCTGTGGGGATGGCCGGGGGTCTGGCGGGCATAGGGGGCATACAGGGCGAGAAGGAGACCATGCAAGACCTGAATGTCCGCCTGGCCTACTACCTGGAGAAGGTGAGGAGCCTGGAGGCTGATAATCAGAGATTGAAGATGAAAATCCGGGAACACCTGGAGAAGAAGCGCCCCCAGGTCAGAGACTGGGGGCATTACTCCAAGACCATCGAGGACCTGAGGGCTCAGATCTTTGCAAGTGCTGTGGACAATGCCCGCATCATTCTGCAGATTGACAATGCCCAGCTTGCTGCTGACAACTTGCGTGTCAAGAATGAGAGGGAGCTGGCCAGGCAACAGTCCGTGGAAAGCAACATCCATGGGCTCTGCAAAGTCATTGATGACACCAATGTCACTCGGCTGC CTACAGAGATTGAAGTTCTCAAGGAGGAGCTGCTCTTCATGAAGAAAAACCACGAGGAAGAAGTAAAGGGTCTACAAAACCAAATCGCCAACTCTGGGTTGACGGTGGAGTTGGATGCCCCGAAATCTCAGGACCACAGCAAGAGCATGGCAGATATCCGGGCCCAGTATGACGAGCTGGCTCAGAAGAACGGGGAAGAACTGGACAAGTACTGGTCTCAGCAGATCGAGGAGAGCACCACAGTGGTCACCACACAGACCGCTGAGATCAGAGAAGCTGAAATGACCCTCACGGAGATGAGAGGTACCATCCAGTCCTTGGAGATCAACCTGGACTCCATGAGAAACCTGAAGGGCAGCTTGAAGAACAGCCTGAGGGAGGTCAAGACTCACTATGCAATGCAGATGGAGCAGCTCACCGGGGTCCTGCTGCAACTGGAGTCAGAGCTGTCCCAGACCCGGGCAGAGGGTCAGTGCCAGGCGCAGAAGTTTGAGGCCATGCTGAATGTCAAGGTCAAGCTGGAGGCTGAGAATGCCACCTACTGTCACCTGTTGGAAGACGGGGAGGACTTCAGTCTTACTGACGCCCTGGACAGCAGCAACTCCTTGCAGGCCATCCAGAAAACCACCACCCGCAAGATCATGGATGGCAAGGTGGTGTCTGAGACCAACCACACCAAAATTTTGAGGCGCTGA